The sequence TTCATTCATATCATGGTTGTGATTATCAGCTGCACCTTTCTTATGATGATCCTCACTGTCTCTTTCTCGGACTCTGTCCCTTTCTCTTCCGTATTTATCTTTCCCCTTGTCATGTTCCTCTCTCACATCCTCAGGTACCTGTAGTAATATAACATCCTGTGAGCTTTTGCGGACATGCCATCAGtatgtaatattaaaattatttatagcCAAAAGTTGAAGTATTTTAGTACGCAATAATGATACCGTAAAGTTTCTCTCACAGTCTGCAATTGACTCCAATAGATTGACACACTAAACGAAGTATTATGAAAGTTCCACCGAAAAAGTTTAAATACTAGACTCGAGCAGACTGTTTCATAAACATAAATCCACCAATACCTTCTTGTTCTGTTTGATcctttttgatttctctttgaGGTGTAATACATAATCTTCGAATGTATGCTTCCGAAAGTTCTCATCGCCAATAGCACTACATATACAGAAGTATTAAACAATAGACAATAACCATACTAGAAAGGACACAATTTCCCATgaattaagaagaaggatgtgAAATCTATAAAGCCAACAGCTAAGTCCTCTGGTAAAAAGCCTTGAGACAAAATAAAAGCAAAGGCTGAGGAAGAAGAGTGGTCATAAATTGTATAAACCCAGAGGATTCAATTCCTAACATTAAGCAAAAGACCAACATTTGGCAACATTAAAACAGCCTGAACTACGAAATCAGGTGAAAATTGCATTACAGCCATTTCGGCAAAATCTACTTTCAAAAAGCACAAACCCCTAAGCAGAGTAAAATAGTCATTTGAATCATAAAAGGGCCCGTAAGGAAAGAATACGTGTTTGGTCGTTGGTGCAACATCGACATAAGAACCATATTTGAAAGCATTGATTTTCTATTTGGACAACAAGACAATTTGGTGATAGAGTTAAGAAAGGCATATGAGGACGGAAGTTAGAACTTTGAAGACTTAATAATATAGCAGACGAAGAGGAACCAGTCATGACACCTTTAACTTGAGCATGAAGAGTTAGAATAAATGAAAAACGTACCGGCATCTTTCACTACCTTCAACGAGATGCTTTGATTCCTCCCAGGATGAAGAGGCAGTTATATCCTGCaccaaaacaaataatcaaagaCAAGCAACACCACCACCCAAAAGCTCACCCATCACATAACCATTATataagatcaaaccaaataaattcaACACCTTAAAGGAGCGAAGCATATCCATTAAGTTTTCAGTCTGCCGTGTCTGTTTTCtggcttctttttcttccttctcctttgcCCTTTCcagcaaatcatcaaaaacTAACTGAGAAGCATCACCAAAACAAATAGTTTTCAGTTATATTCAATTGAGACATTCAAAGTTTCAATAAAAGAATATGCTAGCACTACAGTGACTAGTGAACTCAGCTTTACTGTGCTTAAACTAGTTTCTGTGTTAAGAAGCAAGAAGACTGCGTAACTTCACACAACATCtggaaatgaaaaattaaaagtcAAGGCAAAGATCTACAGACCTTTAGTTTAAGGTCCGAAATAGGCGGGACACTGATATCCTCGGAAATTGAGACCTTAAACTCATCAAATGTTGATCCACCGGATAATGTTACCTGGAAATAAATCGAGAttattaataacaaacaaaatccaTAAATGCTTGCAGAAATAAATCAAGTACCTTTCTCAACTTCAATACATCCTTTATCTGAGACTTGAGCTCGTGGTACTGTGAAGACACGTAAAATATGTAACAAGTGATTAATTCAGGAACTAAGggacataaaaaataaataaacaagcaagATAAGCAGGAAATGGAAACAGAAAACCCTACTACTCATAAACCTAGCAAAGATGCTACCAGAACTACGTTTTGCGGTCATAGCTACCAGAGCTacttaataaaacaaattactatCTTTTAAGTAGGAAAAAGTCTAGAGACCGCATAGCAGTTTGCTCATCATGTAACAGATAACAGTcactttcataatatttttggaaaatgaaCAAGACTATTGAGAAGAATCTAGTACCTTTCTTTTCAAATCCTCAACAGCGTCTTCAAATAAGTCTTTTGGAGTAGCTCCAGATGAATTCGACGTAATTGCTGAATATACTGGTAAATCTTTGACCTGAGATGTAGGATTCATTTTGTATCAAAACCACTAGTTCAATACTTACAATGGAATTATTACTCTAGGTAACACAATTTTTTACCTTCACTAAATAATCACGCCAACTGGTATTGGCAGTAAGCTCTCCTGTTCCAATATGTTCATCTATCAGCCCACGGAACTCATCACGATGCTTTCGCTCTGCTTTTTTGAGTTCCTCCTGTTGTCATGAATAACAGATATAATGACATAATGTCCAATATAGCAAACTAATATATGTCAAATAAAGGCCTGATACTGAAGTACCTTCTGTATCTTCtgtctctcctcttcttccctcTCCAGATCACGCAGATACTCCTGTACAACAATTAAAATTAGCCAAGTGTGGAATGGGAAGTAGTTCTTTATCGATGAAATAACCTGAAAGATTTCCAGCTGATCAATTTTCTCAAGGCGCGAACATCGTTCATCCACTTCTAGTCGGTCCTGAACTTTGCGCCATTGACTATTAGGCTTCAGACCGAAAATATGGAGTCAGAATGAATTAGCACAACATATCGtggaacataaaaaaataaagaagagggACAATAACCTTGATGAAATTGCAAGATTCCAAAAATCTTCTGTATTCAATTATGTTCCGCTTGCGATCCTCAAGAGCTTTCACCCGCTCCTAATAAAATTAACCACATTAAGAACAACAgaacccaaattaaaaaaaaaaaaaaaaactgccaaAAGAGTATAATGCATCATCGCAAGTCTAAAGAGTATAAACACATGTACTATATGAAATTCAAGTTTCAAGAGAAGATACACacatgtatataattaaaaatgtacaGATATGGAGTTTCAAATGAATGATAGAGTTagaagaattaagaaaatgtcTCCAGTGATCCCTACAAGAAAATATTTCCAGTGGAAAACTAATGTCAAAAGTACATGCATACTAACaaaaaagagatgagagaaacaATAATGTGGTCACTTTTCAAACAACACAAGAGTCATTAATATATACACCCTTTAATACCTTCTCCTTTAGCTCATTGACATgatcttcaaaaatattacgacggtctttttctctttcaagagCTTTGAAACGCTCATCGTCTTCAAACATTGTCACAGCCTTGCTGgattaaaaaggaaaatcataTCACAAAAGAAATTGCACTATAAGAATTCTATTTCtcaaagaggagaaaaaaacGAATTGTAATCAGAATTATTCTGGAGAGCAAACCTCCACCGAGTAGAAGGGGAAAGCTCCACACATTCCTTGTAAAAACATCAATGTCCAAAATAACGGTAAATGGCATGCAGGTGAATTTCCGTACTCCAAAATATCTTACAAATGAATTATTATGCAGCAGCAGATGTGCAACTTACCTCTAACATCCTTTTAAATTCATCATACCGTTTTCTCTGTCTGGCTAGCCTTTCCTCTTCAGCTGATCTTTTCATTTGAAGTAAGAACTGAATCAGCAAAAAACAGaccaacaaaacacaattaacATCTATGAACAAATGTACCACTTAAGCATCATTGTTCAAACCTGGAGAAGAATGTGACCACTATATCTAAACATCTAAAAAGTCTTAAATTTTCTTCTGATAATCTTGCTAGTTTTAGGGTATGCGATAGAAAGAGGTAACCTCATTGAAGGCTTGTTTCCGCTCTCCAAGAGTCCTCAGCACACCGTATCTTCTGTCATTAATAATTTCTCTCATGGCCTGCGATAGAAACCATCTGAAACTTTAGACACATGCTCAAAGAGTGAAAGAACAGCTAATAGCAAAAGTTGTACCACCTGTTCCCATGCCCAGTCAGATCCAACATTGGCAGATTTCAAAAGTGATTTGAATACATCCCCAGGTTCCTATAACATAAAGTAAAATAGATTTATGCAAACAGATAAGACTAAAGCTATGCTCGTGACATAAAACCAACCATACCAATTTATTGTCACAAGAAAAATTCTCTTgaagaatttgtttttcttccggTTGGCTCTCAACTCTCTCACTTTCCACCATATGTTTTTGGCTTTCGTTTGGTGCAGTCCCACTACCTTCCTAGAGAGCAGATGAACAATTATGATAAGCGGATACAAAAGAAATGCATGCGAACAAAAAATGTTCACCGCTTAGCTTCAAATACATTTGTGTTTTTGGCTGACATGTCATCTGAATCTCCACTGATCCCGACTGAAATTTCATCCTTCTGAACCCTGTAAAGATAGTAAATAGAAACTTATTTAGGTCGAGATTCtcacaactaaaacaaaatagcGTCAAAGAGAAAGGGAGATAAAATTGCTACAACTGTCAGTACAATGTAGCAGCAGAAGTTTTCGTCACGGTGACAGAAGGACCATCAGTTTCTGCAATATCACACAATAGTGATGTTTTATCTGCAGTCATTTGAACTCCATCAACATTTTCGACTGGAGAAGAACTTCCAGGAACTGAAGCTGGCTGCTTCAAATCAGAAGAAAGAGCTAGGTTCTCACTGACATCATAGGTTGACGTTTGGCTTGGTAGACTAGTAGGAACTGCAGTCGATGCAGTATCAGAGCGAGACAGCACCTTAGAAGCATCAATAATGCCTTCAGCATGAGGCCCTTGAACAGATGCTTGTTCACGCGCAATCTAGCAAgaagatttaaaatttacacAATGGAAAACGCAGAAATTAGAACACAGAATTACATAAGGGAAGACAATTATTTGTCTCAAGAGAAACCTTCATCTCTTCAGGCATTGTCCATGTTGATTGTTTGGTAATCTTATTGTAATAATACCTGCAATCATATGAAAGATACAACATCAGCAGCTACAGacagagatttttatttttcatcaatagtatgttaatctaaaaaaaacataagttgcACACTCACTTTCTTCCATCAGGACTTGAATGTTCTTTCCAGTCCGTTCTTGCATCTGCTCTCTGTATCAGCGAATACACATTCTATACATTAACTATACTACTCATACGTTTTTGGTTTATCATTGCTTCAGATCACAAAATTACAAAGGAAGAAAGAATAATGGTCCCGTTCACCAGCACATAACATAAAATTGGATATTAGCCACAAAAAACAGTTGTTCTTGCTGAAAATATCTGAACTTCAAAATTAACAGAAACTGAAAGATATCCTTCTGTATGACTTCATCTAGGGTAAGAAAATATCTAGATGAAGCATGAACTATATCCTAAATCCCTTTCAGCAGAAGATGAGCAAATGTAAGAAATCCACAGCATTTCATTGCTGTCACTTTTGTGTAACATAGCACCTATATCACACAAGCTTGCACCATTGGAAATTCCAGATATAAGCTCATATTTACGTtcatattaaagaaaacaacacGTCCAGCTCAAACTAAGGTACAATGGCCACTAGTAAGTAATAAATGGAATGACATGGCACAAGACAGCTTTGAAAATCCGAATGAGGAGATCATTTTCTGAAACTACATTTCTCCAGCTAACAGAACTTCGGGAGATTTAAAAGGCCAcaaatacatacataaacaGATAAGATCCAAAATAACTCACCTCAAAAAGAGTCATCAACTCAACAGGCTTCTCCCAAGTGGACCGCTTTGTCCTCTTGTTGAAAAAATATctacaacaagaagaaaaaaaatgtcataaaccATATACTCTTACACCTGGAAACATGGAGCTATTATaaattcattttacaaattatatgatGAGAACAAAATGTGCCATATGGTTGGGGTTGGGAAATACACAATGGTTGCAAAAGATGCAGGACAGTGAATCATCAggaaacagaaacagaacataGTATTACAAACATCAAACACGTTAGCTGCagcaaaaatagaaataaaccCGGATGCCCAGACAAAAGATAAGTGATTTCAGCACATCAAACTCATAAATATCACAGATGTCATGATTATGGTTGCTTCAACTAAAACTTGAGCTTGATATTTGATAATAAGCCACCAGTTCAATATTTTCATGCTAAGTCCAGACAGAAGAACAActaagaaaattattatcaaaatttGACAGAATTCATGTAAAAGAAAGCAAGAGAAAAGATCACTGAGTGAACAGACCACATAACATTATATTTAACAGGGCTgacaattttattaaacaagATTTTACCGAAATCAAAGCATCAAAAATACATTACtaagaaacattaacaaaacagtaaaaaacctcctcaaagaacaaaaacaattccataaatccAATAATAAAGAAACTATCATTTGCATTAGTCAATGATGTGATCTCCTCATTCTACACAATGGTATATATAGAAACTACTACAAAAGCTATCAAAAATATTCCAGAGTTCGTCTTGCACAACCTAATTGGGTGCTTCCAAATTCCGAGCGGTTCATCTCTTTACAATGTTTATAATTTAGCTTAACATCATATGTGAGAAACGCAagcaaaacaattaaaacaggATAAATAAAAGTCACAGAACTTATAATTCTTACTTCCTTCCATCCGGAGAGATATGCTCAACCCAATCTGTTAGAGCCTCTTGAGAAGGTATAGATTGAAAAAGAGCTGCCTTCAagtcacaaaaatatatatagattagtattGCAACCGCAAACAGTCCAGAAGGTAGTTGCAAAAAGCGACATGGTATAAACCTTTGGTTGTTCAAATGTTGGATTCATGATAGAAGATTGTGCAGTTGTCTGGCTGATAGATGCTCTCTGTTGTGCCTGACTATGACTGATTGGTCCAGTGACTTGGGTTGGTGCCCTCGAACCTTCGTAAGATGTTGCACTCTGTTTGGTTGGTTCACAGAGTTAGAAACTCAAGATTTAGTTTGtgttaatataaatacaaaaatatcttcCTTCCTTTACCGGATAAGAAAAGAGTGCCCTAGGCCCACCAAATCCAGGCATACTAGTATCTGGAGTTTGTACATAAGGCGGAGGCATGGAGGCACCAGAAGCAATTGACACATTTGGCTGTGAAATTAGAGATGGGGGTCCAAGTGGCACAGGTTGCACCTGATTTAATTGGCTAGGTCTTTCAAGAGAATGGTGCATTGATTGTAATAACTGAGGTGCATAAGATTGAGGTGGATATCCAATGTTCATCATTGTGCCACCTCTGCCTCCAGATTGAAAGTTATGAGAAGACAATCGAGTAACTTGCTCAGGATGTGGAGCTTGCATGGTAGGACGAAACTGgcataaaaaatatacaaaacacaTGTTTAGGGTTGAGCTGACATATAGTCTTCATATATACATGTAAGACATAAACATTACCTGAAAGTTCATAGATGGAGCAAAGCCTCGGGGTGGTTCTAAGGAAATCGCATTAGGACGCTGGAATGGctttccaaaataaaaacaagatgctaattagatgtaaaattcaaaaaaaacttcatataaGAATAAAAATGGTGGGCTAAATCAGAAAAGATGGGAACCCGCAGAAATATAGTGCACATTTAAAGGCTAATGTTATAGAAGTCGCTCTTTAATTTCTTATCCAcacaatgaaaagaaaaatcattatgaAAACATGCTCACAACTCTGTTAATCCATGAGGAAAAACACCAATTAAAGGCACCATGAATACTCAATATGTCAAAATGAATATCCTAAAATACCAAATATCATAATTCAAATGTCTTGAGGCatttagaaattaaaccaaagccAGTGGCCTCAAGGTAGACAGGGTAAAAGAGTATTGGAATAAAGGGGTCGCAAAATAGAACAGATAAAGGACAAAAATAGTGCCCACACTCAGTAGTTAATTTTATGCCTACCTGAATGCCAGGATACTGAGGGTTATTGGCCATCTTCCAACAGTATTAGCCTCAGTGCCACCAGGGGAAGatccaccaaaagaaaaaaatgggaaaaaacacTAGACCTGTATCACAACCACAAAAACAGGAAAGATGACGTGAATTAATCTGATCATGCTGTCTAACTTAATCAACCCATAACATGAGGATAAATGATCGAAAATGATCCACTGATCAATCAGAAGCTTAAAGATTCCAACTCTAGGTTTCACACTTGCAGATTACATGGAAATTACAACTAGACTACACGGAAATGAGACTAGAAACTAGCTCATTCAATCAATTTCTACCCCAGAAGACACGGAATTTTCAAGAAAACgataacaaaaccctaatcagaaCAATAGAATTGAGGAAATATCCCAAAACGTCGAACAGTTCTCAGTTGCTTTTAGTCAATCTTAGAATTCGGATACAAGCCCAAAGCAACGACTATAGTTTCCGGCGAAGAGAAGGAAGAATCGAAGAAAATTACCACTCGCCGGCGAGGAGAagtcgatgaagaagaagttgaaactCACAGTTCAGAGNNNNNNNNNNNNNNNNNNNNNNNNNNNNNNNNNNNNNNNNNNNNNNNNNNNNNNNNNNNNNNNNNNNNNNNNNNNNNNNNNNNNNNNNNNNNNNNNNNNNNNNNNNNNNNNNNNNNNNNNNNNNNNNNNNNNNNNNNNNNNNNNNNNNNNNNNNNNNNNNNNNNNNNNNNNNNNNNNNNNNNNNNNNNNNNNNNNNNNNNTCGCAAAATAGAACAGATAAAGGACAAAAATAGTGCCCACACTCAGTAGTTAATTTTATGCCTACCTGAATGCCAGGATACTGAGGGTTATTGGCCATCTTCCAACAGTATTAGCCTCAGTGCCACCAGGGGAAGatccaccaaaagaaaaaaatgggaaaaaacacTAGACCTGTATCACAACCACAAAAACAGGAAAGATGACGTGAATTAATCTGATCATGCTGTCTAACTTAATCAACCCATAACATGAGGATAAATGATCGAAAATGATCCACTGATCAATCAGAAGCTTAAAGATTCCAACTCTAGGTTTCACACTTGCAGATTACATGGAAATTACAACTAGACTACACGGAAATGAGACTAGAAACTAGCTCATTCAATCAATTTCTACCCCAGAAGACACGGAATTTTCAAGAAAACgataacaaaaccctaatcagaaCAATAGAATTGAGGAAATATCCCAAAACGTCGAACAGTTCTCAGTTGCTTTTAGTCAATCTTAGAATTCGGATACAAGCCCAAAGCAACGACTATAGTTTCCGGCGAAGAGAAGGAAGAATCGAAGAAAATTACCACTCGCCGGCGAGGAGAagtcgatgaagaagaagttgaaactCACAGTTCAGAGCCAACACGACGGTACTGCGCTTCACCCctattaaaatgattaaaatcataaaacatatatactgtatgtataaaaaaaaaaggtcaattTGGTGTCTTCAACTGGGCTTACCAACCCGCGAGTTTAGGCCCAAATACCTGCCAAGTTTCAATTCTGAGTTCGGTTATTTCATCCCGGTTTAGTGGTTTACGGCCACGAAGGGATATATCAAAAAATAGCATAGGCggcaaattttgaaaattagaagaaaaccaaaaacacagcTCATAAAAAGCGTTACGctgccgacaaaaaaaaaaaataagcgtTAACGGTTTGAGATTGGCAGTTCTGAAGACACGTGTCATCCATCAACACCAGCTCACCCATCTCACGCCCT comes from Camelina sativa cultivar DH55 chromosome 19, Cs, whole genome shotgun sequence and encodes:
- the LOC104767651 gene encoding pre-mRNA-processing protein 40B-like isoform X1; the protein is MANNPQYPGIQPFQRPNAISLEPPRGFAPSMNFQFRPTMQAPHPEQVTRLSSHNFQSGGRGGTMMNIGYPPQSYAPQLLQSMHHSLERPSQLNQVQPVPLGPPSLISQPNVSIASGASMPPPYVQTPDTSMPGFGGPRALFSYPSATSYEGSRAPTQVTGPISHSQAQQRASISQTTAQSSIMNPTFEQPKAALFQSIPSQEALTDWVEHISPDGRKYFFNKRTKRSTWEKPVELMTLFERADARTDWKEHSSPDGRKYYYNKITKQSTWTMPEEMKIAREQASVQGPHAEGIIDASKVLSRSDTASTAVPTSLPSQTSTYDVSENLALSSDLKQPASVPGSSSPVENVDGVQMTADKTSLLCDIAETDGPSVTVTKTSAATLVQKDEISVGISGDSDDMSAKNTNEGSGTAPNESQKHMVESERVESQPEEKQILQENFSCDNKLEPGDVFKSLLKSANVGSDWAWEQAMREIINDRRYGVLRTLGERKQAFNEFLLQMKRSAEEERLARQRKRYDEFKRMLEECVELSPSTRWSKAVTMFEDDERFKALEREKDRRNIFEDHVNELKEKERVKALEDRKRNIIEYRRFLESCNFIKPNSQWRKVQDRLEVDERCSRLEKIDQLEIFQEYLRDLEREEEERQKIQKEELKKAERKHRDEFRGLIDEHIGTGELTANTSWRDYLVKVKDLPVYSAITSNSSGATPKDLFEDAVEDLKRKYHELKSQIKDVLKLRKVTLSGGSTFDEFKVSISEDISVPPISDLKLKLVFDDLLERAKEKEEKEARKQTRQTENLMDMLRSFKDITASSSWEESKHLVEGSERCRAIGDENFRKHTFEDYVLHLKEKSKRIKQNKKVPEDVREEHDKGKDKYGRERDRVRERDSEDHHKKGAADNHNHDMNEPHGRERRRSGRDSHNRHRERHPSVKENNTDHLKESHKAGGGHKKSRQQVH